CGGCCCAGGCCATGGCGGCCATTGCCAGCACAAACACGAGCGCAAGAAGCTTTTTCATCGTTTTTCCTCCTTGAAAAATGGCGGTCCGTGCCGCCAATCGCCGGGGCATGTCCCCGCGTTTCTATTTATTTTATTTCACAGCCGCCGCGCGCCGCAAGGCCCTTTCGGCTAAAATTGCGCCAAGAAAATTAGCCGAAAGTCCTTGACATGAGGCCCGATAAAACGTTAGCATCTTGAAAAACCTTCAATTACCCGCAGAAAGGTCAAAAAAAGAACAGATGGTTCATATCGTCGTTATCAGCCGCCATAACTTGATCCGTCGCCTGCTCTCGGACTGCCTTGCCGCGCAAAAAGATTTCGCGGTCGCCGCTGAGCCGGAGCGCACGGAAGACGCGCCCGGCGTCTGCGAAAAACTGCGCCCCGACCTGCTTCTGTTCGACCTCGCCCTCGACAACGTGCGGGGCGCGCTCAGCAGTTCCGCCGCGATAAAAAAGAGCTCGCCCTCCGCCAAGATCATGTTCCTCACGGGGCTGTCCGACTCGTCGCTGATCGCCGACGCGCGCGAGCGGGGCGTCGATTCGTTCCTCTTCTACTACAACTGCATGCAGGAGGGGCTGGTCACCTGCGCCCGCGGCACGACGGGCGGCTACCAGATCTATCCCAACGAAGAGATGCTCCGTCAGATCGACCCGTTCGCCGGCGTCTTTACGCGCCGCGAGATCAAACTGCTCTGCATGCTCTGCGAATCCAAAAGCCGCGAAGAGATCGGCGCCGCGCTCGCTCTCTCCCCCAGCTCGATCAAAGGCTGCGTGTCGTCGATCCTGAACAAGACCGGTTACGGCAGCATCTCGCAGCTCCTTTCCCACATGCTCTCCCGCGGCTGCCTCGCGCCGCGGTGAGCGCAGGGAGTTTTCGCATACAACGCCGTCGAGGGCAGAAGCAGCGA
This sequence is a window from Pyramidobacter sp. YE332. Protein-coding genes within it:
- a CDS encoding response regulator yields the protein MVHIVVISRHNLIRRLLSDCLAAQKDFAVAAEPERTEDAPGVCEKLRPDLLLFDLALDNVRGALSSSAAIKKSSPSAKIMFLTGLSDSSLIADARERGVDSFLFYYNCMQEGLVTCARGTTGGYQIYPNEEMLRQIDPFAGVFTRREIKLLCMLCESKSREEIGAALALSPSSIKGCVSSILNKTGYGSISQLLSHMLSRGCLAPR